One part of the Anaeromyxobacter sp. Fw109-5 genome encodes these proteins:
- a CDS encoding 2,3,4,5-tetrahydropyridine-2,6-dicarboxylate N-succinyltransferase — MTDWNEIERRVTAAFGDKHKLADSVHRAAVVQALHGLDRGELRVAQKVDGEWKVNAWLMQAVNLYFAITGMETQDFGPFQTRDKIPLKKNLEDAGVRLVPGGVARFGSFLEPGAVLMPGFVNIGARVGANSMVDTWATVGSCAQVGQNVHLAGGVGIGGVLEPPGARPNIIEDNAFIGSRCILVEGVLVEEEAVLGANVVITASTPIIDVTGPQEVVHKGRVPARSVVIPGTRPKQYPAGTYQIPCALIVGKRSPSTDRKVSLNQALRDFEVQV, encoded by the coding sequence ATGACCGACTGGAACGAGATCGAGCGGCGCGTCACGGCCGCGTTCGGCGACAAGCACAAGCTGGCCGACTCCGTCCACCGCGCGGCCGTGGTGCAGGCGCTGCACGGCCTGGATCGCGGCGAGCTGCGCGTCGCGCAGAAGGTGGACGGTGAGTGGAAGGTGAACGCCTGGCTCATGCAGGCGGTGAACCTCTACTTCGCCATCACCGGCATGGAGACCCAGGACTTCGGGCCGTTCCAGACGCGCGACAAGATCCCGCTGAAGAAGAACCTCGAGGACGCGGGCGTGCGGCTCGTGCCGGGCGGCGTCGCGCGCTTCGGCTCGTTCCTCGAGCCGGGCGCGGTGCTCATGCCCGGCTTCGTGAACATCGGCGCACGCGTCGGCGCGAACTCGATGGTGGACACCTGGGCCACCGTCGGCTCGTGCGCGCAGGTCGGCCAGAACGTCCACCTCGCCGGCGGCGTCGGCATCGGCGGCGTGCTCGAGCCGCCCGGAGCGCGGCCGAACATCATCGAGGACAACGCCTTCATCGGCAGCCGCTGCATCCTCGTCGAGGGCGTGCTCGTCGAGGAGGAGGCGGTGCTCGGCGCGAACGTGGTCATCACCGCGTCGACGCCCATCATCGACGTCACCGGCCCGCAGGAGGTGGTGCACAAGGGCCGCGTCCCGGCGCGCTCGGTGGTCATCCCCGGCACGCGCCCGAAGCAGTACCCCGCGGGCACCTACCAGATCCCCTGCGCGCTCATCGTCGGCAAGCGCAGCCCGAGCACCGACCGGAAGGTCTCGCTGAACCAGGCGCTGCGCGACTTCGAGGTCCAGGTGTGA
- the dapC gene encoding succinyldiaminopimelate transaminase: protein MKNAPKNPALGAVRKNLMVELDERRRALVRAGKRLFDFGLGDPREPTPPFLREALRAAVPEVSQYPSAFGTPALRRAVAGYLARRFGVTVDPEAQVLACAGAKEAIFHLPLAFAGDPARRMVVMPDPGYPTYEVGARFAGLEPVMVPLTAARRFLLEPEDVGEAVLRETSIFWISYPHNPTGAVAPRDYLRRVGEAARRHGFVVASDECYADVYFGAPPPSMLEEQVENVVAVHSCSKRSGMTGYRSGFLAGDPDLVAVLRSLRSHPGVASPEFVAAAATAAWSDDAHPAERREIFRRKRDRFLAFFAEHGLQADASEATLYLWVRVPGGQSAASYALRLLDEGIVVAPGTAFGAGEGYVRVALVPTLAECEEAIEAWRRVRE from the coding sequence GTGAAGAACGCCCCGAAGAACCCCGCCCTCGGCGCCGTCCGCAAGAACCTGATGGTCGAGCTGGACGAGCGGCGCCGCGCCCTCGTCCGGGCCGGGAAGCGCCTGTTCGACTTCGGCCTCGGCGATCCCAGGGAGCCGACGCCCCCCTTCCTGCGCGAGGCGCTCCGCGCCGCCGTGCCCGAGGTGTCGCAGTACCCGAGCGCGTTCGGGACGCCCGCGCTCCGGCGCGCGGTGGCCGGGTACCTCGCGCGCCGCTTCGGCGTGACGGTGGATCCCGAGGCGCAGGTGCTCGCCTGCGCCGGCGCGAAGGAGGCCATCTTCCACCTGCCCCTCGCGTTCGCGGGCGATCCTGCGCGCCGCATGGTGGTGATGCCCGACCCGGGTTACCCGACCTACGAGGTGGGCGCGCGCTTCGCGGGGCTCGAGCCGGTGATGGTCCCGCTCACCGCCGCCCGCCGCTTCCTGCTCGAGCCCGAGGACGTCGGCGAGGCGGTGCTGCGCGAGACCTCGATCTTCTGGATCTCGTACCCGCACAACCCGACCGGCGCGGTCGCCCCGCGCGACTACCTGCGCCGGGTGGGGGAGGCCGCGCGCCGCCACGGGTTCGTGGTCGCCTCCGACGAGTGCTACGCCGACGTCTACTTCGGCGCGCCGCCGCCCTCGATGCTCGAGGAGCAGGTGGAGAACGTCGTCGCCGTCCACTCCTGCTCGAAGCGGAGCGGCATGACCGGCTATCGCTCCGGCTTCCTCGCCGGCGACCCGGACCTCGTCGCGGTGCTGCGCTCGCTGCGGAGCCACCCCGGCGTGGCCTCGCCGGAGTTCGTGGCGGCGGCGGCGACCGCGGCGTGGTCCGACGACGCGCACCCGGCGGAGCGGCGGGAGATCTTCCGCCGGAAGCGGGATCGCTTCCTCGCGTTCTTCGCCGAGCACGGGCTGCAGGCGGACGCGTCCGAGGCGACGCTCTACCTGTGGGTGCGGGTGCCGGGCGGGCAGAGCGCGGCGTCCTACGCGCTGCGGCTGCTGGACGAGGGGATCGTGGTCGCGCCGGGGACGGCGTTCGGCGCGGGTGAGGGGTACGTGCGCGTGGCGCTCGTGCCCACGCTGGCGGAGTGCGAGGAGGCCATCGAGGCCTGGCGAAGGGTGAGGGAATGA
- the sthA gene encoding Si-specific NAD(P)(+) transhydrogenase encodes MLHYDVVVIGSGPAGENGAIQAAFTGKKVALIEKEAVPGGASANTGTIPSKALRETALAILQARSRDAHGIELRISGTVTIPELMGRKGLVTAREHSRIRDALNRAGVEQFRGIASFVDPHTIRVSIPDGGAQELQADIILLAPGTRPFHPPQYPIDNAHVYDSDSILLLDRVPRSLAVLGGGVAGCEYASLFGALGVNVKLVDSKDRLLTWLDAEMSHALEDVFRSSGIDLHQRNRAARLDPGDKDVLVTLEDGGRMVAQKVLVASGRVGNVEALNLPAAGLEATERGLLKVNAQFQTAVPHIYAAGDVVGFPGLASVSMEQGRVAMSHACGGILKQRVSSILPMGIYTIPEVSSVGDTEETLKEQGRAYVVGRASLTENARANLIGEAVGFLKIIADAENGRILGVHCIGPHASELVHTGAAVMAHQGDLQYFIEAVFNYPTLGEAYKYAAYDALDRMRERREGNVWPFERPTSRSRVP; translated from the coding sequence ATGCTCCACTACGACGTGGTGGTCATCGGCTCGGGCCCCGCCGGCGAGAACGGCGCCATCCAGGCGGCGTTCACCGGCAAGAAGGTCGCCCTCATCGAGAAGGAGGCCGTCCCCGGCGGCGCCTCCGCGAACACCGGGACGATCCCCTCGAAGGCGCTCCGCGAGACCGCCCTCGCCATCCTGCAGGCGCGCAGCCGCGACGCGCACGGCATCGAGCTCCGCATCTCCGGGACGGTCACCATCCCCGAGCTCATGGGGCGCAAGGGCCTCGTCACGGCGCGCGAGCACTCCCGCATCCGCGACGCGCTGAACCGCGCCGGCGTCGAGCAGTTCCGCGGGATCGCGAGCTTCGTCGATCCGCACACGATCCGGGTCTCGATCCCCGACGGCGGCGCGCAGGAGCTCCAGGCGGACATCATCCTGCTCGCCCCCGGGACGCGCCCGTTCCACCCGCCGCAGTACCCCATCGACAACGCCCACGTCTACGACTCGGACTCGATCCTCCTGCTCGACCGCGTGCCGCGCTCGCTCGCGGTGCTGGGCGGCGGGGTCGCGGGCTGCGAGTACGCCTCGCTCTTCGGCGCGCTCGGCGTGAACGTCAAGCTCGTCGACTCGAAGGACCGGCTCCTCACCTGGCTCGACGCCGAGATGTCCCACGCGCTCGAGGACGTGTTCCGCTCGAGCGGCATCGACCTGCACCAGCGCAACCGGGCGGCGAGGCTCGATCCCGGCGACAAGGACGTGCTGGTGACGCTGGAGGACGGGGGCCGCATGGTCGCCCAGAAGGTGCTCGTCGCCTCGGGGCGCGTCGGCAACGTCGAGGCGCTCAACCTGCCGGCCGCCGGGCTCGAGGCGACCGAGCGCGGCCTCCTCAAGGTGAACGCCCAGTTCCAGACGGCCGTGCCGCACATCTACGCGGCGGGCGACGTGGTCGGCTTCCCCGGGCTCGCCTCGGTGTCGATGGAGCAAGGGCGGGTGGCGATGAGCCACGCGTGCGGCGGCATCCTCAAGCAGCGCGTCTCGAGCATCCTGCCGATGGGCATCTACACCATCCCCGAGGTGTCCTCCGTCGGCGACACCGAGGAGACGCTCAAGGAGCAGGGGCGCGCCTACGTCGTGGGCCGCGCGAGCCTCACCGAGAACGCGCGCGCGAACCTCATCGGCGAGGCCGTCGGCTTCCTGAAGATCATCGCCGACGCGGAGAACGGCCGGATCCTGGGCGTGCACTGCATCGGCCCGCACGCCTCCGAGCTCGTCCACACCGGCGCCGCGGTGATGGCCCACCAGGGCGACCTGCAGTACTTCATCGAGGCGGTGTTCAACTACCCGACGCTCGGCGAGGCCTACAAGTACGCGGCGTACGACGCCCTCGACCGGATGCGCGAGCGACGCGAGGGGAACGTCTGGCCCTTCGAGCGACCGACGTCGCGCTCGAGGGTGCCGTAG
- a CDS encoding ParA family protein yields the protein MENVRYTAKRLAEIFGVTSKQIEGALGKRDGFVPDDLPVLRAKLRRPPEPFAPRVQLFLNFKGGTGKTSLSSSYAYRLAERGYRVLMIDLDSQGHATKCLGKEGGSFTQTLQDVIIRRRPLDEVTVPTGMPNLSLVPANLSMSTIDLALMPLAGREFRLRNALQGVQGKYDFVVLDAPPSFGLLNLNALMAASDLVIPVLADFLSYDGLRLLFETIQGLEQDLSHQLENIFIVVNAYNQTFKIAREALGALREHYADYLLDSVVRQCTKFAQASSEGCPIFGYDPDSKGATDIEAVQNEILGRIRAACAEAGAAGA from the coding sequence ATGGAGAACGTCCGCTACACCGCGAAGCGCCTCGCCGAGATCTTCGGCGTCACGTCGAAGCAGATCGAGGGCGCGCTCGGGAAGAGGGACGGGTTCGTCCCCGACGACCTGCCCGTGCTGCGCGCGAAGCTGCGCCGCCCACCCGAGCCGTTCGCGCCGCGCGTCCAGCTCTTCCTCAACTTCAAGGGCGGCACCGGCAAGACGAGCCTCTCGTCCTCGTACGCCTACCGGCTCGCGGAGCGTGGCTACCGCGTGCTCATGATCGATCTCGACAGCCAGGGTCACGCCACGAAGTGCCTCGGCAAGGAGGGCGGCAGCTTCACCCAGACCCTCCAGGACGTGATCATCCGCCGGCGCCCGCTCGACGAGGTCACGGTCCCGACCGGCATGCCGAACCTCTCGCTCGTGCCGGCGAACCTGTCGATGAGCACCATCGACCTCGCGCTGATGCCGCTCGCCGGCCGGGAGTTCCGGCTCCGCAACGCGCTCCAGGGCGTGCAGGGCAAGTACGACTTCGTGGTGCTCGACGCGCCGCCGTCGTTCGGGCTGCTCAACCTGAACGCCCTCATGGCGGCCTCGGATCTCGTCATCCCGGTGCTCGCCGACTTCCTCTCCTACGACGGGCTGCGCCTCCTCTTCGAGACGATCCAGGGGCTCGAGCAGGACCTGTCGCACCAGCTCGAGAACATCTTCATCGTCGTGAACGCCTACAACCAGACCTTCAAGATCGCCCGCGAGGCGCTCGGCGCGCTGCGCGAGCACTACGCGGACTACCTGCTCGACTCCGTGGTCCGCCAGTGCACCAAGTTCGCCCAGGCGTCGTCGGAGGGCTGCCCGATCTTCGGGTACGACCCCGACTCCAAGGGCGCGACCGACATCGAGGCGGTCCAGAACGAGATCCTCGGGCGCATCCGCGCGGCCTGCGCCGAGGCGGGCGCGGCGGGAGCGTAG